Proteins encoded together in one Desulfovibrio sp. Huiquan2017 window:
- the dsrB gene encoding dissimilatory-type sulfite reductase subunit beta codes for MAFISSGYNPAKPMEGRISDIGPRHFGEYLPPVIKENFGKWDYHEIIEPGILLHVAQSGDKTYTVRAGTARLMSVTHIGEICDIADKFSGGYVRFTTRNNLEFQVETEEAAKELKSFLNDQKFPGGAHKFPVGGTGAGVTNIVHTQGWVHCHTPATDASGTVKATMDVVFDDFQSMKLPAPVRISMACCLNMCGAVHCSDIAILGIHRKPPLLDHKYLDNLCEIPLAVAACPTGAVRPSKIEIDGETYKTVAVKQERCMFCGNCYTMCPSMPLADKDGDGIALMVGGKISNRITKPAFSKVVVPFIPNEPPRWPTMTKVIKKILDTYAADANKYERLGDWANRIGWERFFEKCELPFSEHLIDDFRDPAYYTWRQTTQFKW; via the coding sequence ATGGCTTTTATTTCTTCTGGGTACAATCCCGCTAAACCGATGGAAGGTCGGATTTCCGACATCGGTCCTCGTCACTTCGGCGAGTACCTGCCCCCGGTTATCAAAGAAAACTTTGGTAAATGGGACTACCATGAGATCATCGAGCCCGGCATCCTGCTGCACGTGGCCCAGTCCGGCGACAAGACCTATACGGTCCGCGCCGGTACCGCCCGCCTGATGTCGGTCACCCACATCGGTGAAATCTGCGACATCGCCGACAAGTTCTCCGGCGGCTACGTCCGTTTCACCACTCGTAACAACCTCGAATTCCAGGTCGAGACCGAAGAGGCCGCCAAGGAACTGAAGTCCTTCCTGAACGACCAGAAGTTCCCCGGCGGAGCGCACAAGTTCCCGGTCGGCGGCACCGGCGCCGGTGTGACGAACATCGTCCACACCCAGGGGTGGGTCCACTGCCACACCCCGGCCACCGACGCCTCCGGTACCGTCAAGGCCACCATGGACGTCGTTTTCGATGACTTCCAGAGCATGAAGCTGCCCGCTCCGGTGCGCATCTCCATGGCCTGCTGCCTGAACATGTGCGGCGCCGTGCACTGCTCCGACATCGCCATCCTGGGCATCCACCGCAAGCCGCCGCTGCTGGACCACAAGTATCTCGACAACCTGTGCGAGATTCCCCTGGCCGTGGCCGCCTGCCCCACCGGCGCAGTGCGCCCGTCCAAGATCGAGATCGACGGCGAGACCTACAAGACCGTTGCGGTCAAGCAGGAACGCTGCATGTTCTGCGGCAACTGCTACACCATGTGCCCCTCCATGCCCCTGGCGGACAAGGACGGCGACGGTATCGCCCTGATGGTTGGCGGCAAGATCTCCAACCGCATCACCAAGCCGGCCTTCTCCAAGGTCGTGGTCCCCTTCATCCCCAACGAGCCGCCTCGCTGGCCCACGATGACCAAGGTGATCAAGAAGATCCTCGACACCTACGCCGCGGATGCCAACAAGTACGAACGCCTGGGCGACTGGGCCAACCGCATCGGTTGGGAACGTTTCTTCGAGAAATGTGAGCTGCCCTTCTCCGAGCACCTGATCGATGACTTCCGTGATCCGGCGTACTACACTTGGCGCCAGACCACGCAGTTCAAGTGGTAG
- a CDS encoding cobyrinate a,c-diamide synthase has protein sequence MANPIPRILLAGLSGGTGKTIVSLALVRAFTRRGRTVAPFKKGPDYIDAQWLGLAADRSCSNLDPFFHSRDVIRSVFFHKSRGADVSLIEGNRGLFDGMDEWGSCSSAELARMLDAPVALVIDCTKMTRTVAAIVQGCAGFEPGLNLAGVILNRTAGERHRAVLRRSMETYSDVPVLGMLPKMGRNPIPERHMGLMSDQEYDGAAHLDALADLAEDWLDLDGLLAAADAAPEFGPEPGPIFPGSAVPKAARIGYVRDAALWFYYPENLEALEHAGAELVRLSLLDGEPWPEIDGLYLGGGFPEVFAERIAANQPALRYLRSLAEAGMPIYAECGGFMVLCDALEIDGRTHAMAGVFPLTTTFCPRPQGLGYTEAEVVEDTVFFPRGERVLGHEFHYSMCVSDGAAELRHGLRMLRGQGSALGRDGFLHKNTWAGYNHIHALAAPGWAERFVAAAAARRRGGAR, from the coding sequence GTGGCGAATCCTATCCCCCGTATACTCCTGGCCGGACTGTCCGGCGGCACCGGCAAGACCATCGTCTCTCTGGCGTTGGTCCGCGCTTTCACGCGTCGCGGCCGGACCGTGGCCCCGTTCAAAAAGGGCCCGGATTACATCGACGCCCAGTGGCTCGGCTTGGCCGCGGACCGGTCATGCTCGAACCTTGACCCGTTTTTCCATTCCAGAGACGTCATCCGTTCCGTGTTCTTCCATAAGTCCCGGGGCGCGGACGTCAGTCTCATTGAAGGCAACCGGGGGTTGTTTGACGGCATGGACGAGTGGGGCTCCTGTTCCAGCGCCGAACTGGCCCGTATGCTCGACGCGCCGGTGGCCCTGGTCATCGACTGCACCAAGATGACCCGCACTGTGGCCGCCATCGTCCAAGGGTGCGCCGGATTCGAGCCCGGCCTGAACCTGGCGGGCGTCATCCTCAACCGCACGGCGGGCGAACGGCATCGCGCCGTGCTGCGCCGCTCCATGGAAACTTACAGCGATGTGCCCGTGCTCGGCATGCTCCCCAAGATGGGCCGGAATCCCATCCCCGAGCGGCACATGGGGCTCATGTCCGATCAGGAATACGACGGGGCCGCCCATCTGGACGCCTTGGCCGATCTGGCCGAGGATTGGCTGGACCTGGACGGGCTTCTGGCGGCGGCGGACGCGGCTCCGGAGTTCGGCCCCGAGCCCGGCCCGATCTTCCCCGGCTCGGCGGTCCCCAAGGCCGCGCGCATCGGCTACGTCCGCGATGCGGCCCTGTGGTTCTATTATCCCGAGAACCTGGAGGCCCTGGAGCACGCCGGGGCCGAACTGGTCCGGTTGAGCTTGCTGGACGGCGAACCCTGGCCCGAGATTGACGGGTTGTACCTGGGCGGCGGATTCCCCGAGGTTTTTGCCGAGCGCATCGCGGCCAACCAGCCTGCGCTCCGGTACCTTCGCTCCCTGGCCGAGGCGGGCATGCCCATCTACGCCGAGTGCGGCGGGTTCATGGTCCTGTGCGACGCCTTGGAGATCGACGGGCGAACCCACGCCATGGCGGGCGTCTTTCCCCTGACCACCACCTTCTGCCCCCGTCCCCAGGGGCTTGGCTACACCGAGGCCGAGGTGGTCGAGGACACGGTTTTCTTTCCCCGGGGCGAGCGCGTTCTGGGACACGAGTTTCATTACTCCATGTGCGTATCCGATGGCGCGGCGGAGCTGCGCCACGGGCTGCGTATGCTGCGCGGCCAGGGGAGCGCATTGGGCCGGGACGGCTTTCTGCATAAAAATACCTGGGCCGGGTACAATCACATCCACGCCCTGGCCGCGCCCGGCTGGGCCGAGCGGTTCGTGGCCGCCGCGGCCGCCCGGCGACGGGGCGGGGCGCGGTAA
- a CDS encoding dissimilatory sulfite reductase D family protein: MALDPEAGKAEILKFCEEKSNTKTKFYFNDFTKLFPDEKSRAVKKLLTELVQEEKMVFWSSGSTTMYGLAGVGKQAASEGEG, encoded by the coding sequence ATGGCACTCGATCCTGAAGCCGGCAAGGCTGAAATCCTTAAATTCTGCGAAGAGAAGTCTAACACCAAGACGAAATTCTACTTCAATGATTTCACTAAGCTTTTCCCCGACGAGAAAAGCCGCGCTGTCAAAAAACTCCTGACCGAGCTGGTTCAGGAAGAAAAAATGGTGTTCTGGTCCTCCGGGTCCACCACCATGTACGGTCTGGCCGGTGTCGGCAAGCAGGCCGCTTCCGAGGGCGAAGGCTAG